The nucleotide sequence TCCTGGGTACCAGATCATCGTATCTACCGACCGGCAAAAATGGTTGTCGTCACCGGCAAAAATGATTGTCGCTGTTCACCCCCTCTCCCTGGGGGAGAGGGGGTGAGGGCGAAAACACTGCCTGCCAAACTGACCTGGCCTCGTGCTCACCCCCACCCGTTCACCCTGTCGAAAATCCGTTGCGGTGGGAGCCCGCCGAAGGACAGCTCCGACCCCGCCCTAAAGAAAGTTCGAGCCGAGGCCACAACCGCATCCCCCACACAACCAAATCATGTAAATCCCAAAATCAGACAAATCCGAGTTCAGACTTTCCACCCTTGACATACAAGTACATACGTTCTATTCTGGTGCCAGAACAATAACCACTAAACCCAACAACCAAACCAATGACTCTCTCAGAATACATCCTCATACATCCTCGAAAACACAGACGATGGTATCGACATCGCCAGAGTCCTCATCGACGTGATGAACGGATTCATCCGCGGTGTCACACCCAGTCACAGGCTCACCGNNNNNNNNNNNNNNNNNNNNNNNNNNNNNNNNNNNNNNNNNNNNNNNNNNNNNNNNNNNNNNNNNNNNNNNNNNNNNNNNNNNNNNNNNNNNNNNNNNNNNNNNNNNNNNNNNNCAACGACGGCCAGGAGATGTGCATCTTCCTCATAGATGTCATGTGGGGAAAAGTCGAAGGCATCCGCATCGGACACCGCGTTTCAGCGGCCAAGGAGCTGCTGAAACGGGCATTCGGCAGGAGCCAGGGCATACCACTGCCCAATCCTCCAAGAAAGACCGCACCCCCAGGAACGATCCCAAGGCCAGACCAGCAGGTCCAGACCGAGACAGCCCAGGAAGCCGAGTCTGCGTCCGTTGCCACTGTTGAAAGTACGCCGCAGCGGGAGCCCGTCGAAGGGCAGTCGGCTCCACCTACCCAGACACAGGTCGCGACTGCTCCCGTTCATCCTGTCGAAGATCCGCTGCGGGGGGAGCTTGTCGAAGAACAGCCCGAGTCTACCTACGTTCGTCCTGAGCCTGTCGAAGGACGGCCCGAAACCAACCCCAACTTCGACCCAGACATGTACAGGGCAGCGAGCAAATGCCTGGACCCCAACTTCGATCCCATGCTCGCAGCCTCAAACGAAGACTACCTGTTCAACTACGACGGCTGCGACAACATCAGCTGCCCGTTCCACGGCGATCCCGAAGACCCCGACTTCGATCCCAACGCCCACCACTACTGACCCCCAATACCCCAACGACATGCTCAATCCCGCGTGGCAACCCAGACGACGTGATGTGCGCCTCCCCTGCGTTTGCTTCCTCCACGCGCCCGGACCTTGACCTCTTCCACCTTGAAACGGGCACGGCGCAGACGCCTGACGAATGCCGGTTGAGAATCGGCAGACCATATCGCCAATACCCCGCCACGGCGCAACGCTTTGTAGGAGGCGGTCAGCCCCTGTGGGCTGTAAAGCCAGTTGTTGCCCTTGCTGACCATCGCCTCCGGGCCATTGTCGACATCGAGCATGATGGCGTCGTAGGTGCCTTTGGCGGCCGTTATCAGTTCGATAACGTCAGCTTCATGGACTTCAGTCCGGCGGTCGTCAAGTGGCCGGTCGGCCAGATCGGCGAGCACTCCCCGGTTCCATTCAATCACGGCTGGCACCAGCTCCGCGACCACCACCCGGGCATCCTCTCGAAGGATGTCCAGCGCAGTCCTCACCGAGTAGCCCATTCCCAGTCCGCCAATCAGAACACGGACCTTCGACCGTTTTGCCAGATTCTGACAGCCAAGCATGGCCATAGCTTCTTCCGACCCATAAATCCGGCTGTTCATGAGTTCCATGTTGTCCGCTTGGAGCGAGAACTCTTGGTCACGTTGGTACAGAACGAGCTCCGCTCCCCCGCCAGGGGTCTGGGCCCGTCCGATCAGGTGCCAGGGTTTCATTGATACCTCACGATCATGTCTGGAGCAGCCGGGGCAACCGGTCTTCTACCACACTTTCCATCGAGTTGCCCCAATTCTATGGAAGGCGGCGGACGGTACGGCTTTTGAGCGCGACTCCCGAATGCTCACATCCGCCATGCCGGACCATATTACCCTGCCCTGTATGAATACAGAGTTGTTGAGAGAAGTCTCCTGTGCCACTACCGACATTCTTCGGGCACAGGCGATGTCTTTCAGGTTAACACCCATTGTCGATTCGGGCGGCACAGGTTAAGTTCGTACTGTCGATATTGTGTTGAGCAATAGCAAAGGATGGGGAGCGATGCTGCAGCGAATAGGTGCGATCTACTTACTTGGGGTGTCGGTGGTTGTGGCGGGCTACTTCATCATCAACCCTCTACACGCAGAGTCATACGACCCGGCGAACATCTGGTCCGTCCTGGACGTACTGATGGTTATTGCGGCTGTTCCAGCGCTGATCTTCAACACTCGCCGCAAGCTGCGGGAAGGGAGACCCAGTGACGGGGAGCCGCCGTCCCATCGGTACTGGGAGACCAACATAGTGTTCTACGCCACCATTGGGCTGACAATACTTCTGCTGCACAACTGGTTTTACGACCTCGCTCTGGGTCTGGAGGTGGGCGACCACCAGGGCTTCGTGAAGTGGGCATTTGTGGACACGCTGTTGCCGCTGACTTTTGGAGCGACAGGATTCGCCATGTGGCGCGGGTCGGAGCAGGGATAAGCAGCAACTTTTGCATCGCCAGTTCGACACCCCGTAGAACGTAGGTGCCCGCGAGTGACAGATTGCAGCGCTTCTACTACGACGGGATGATTCGGCACCCTGCGAACTGTCGCTATCCGGCCGGAAGTGGTCGTGCCTGTCGACCGGGACCGCCGGTGCCCTCCCTCAGGTCCTTCGCCGTCGCCTCATCGACGCCCCTGGGCCAGCGGCGCTTGAGCGGGTCGCTGACAGTGAAGCTGAAACTGCCCACGCCCTCGACGCCAATCTCGATGCTGTCGCCGTCCTGCATCGCGCCGAGACCCTGGTGGTTGGTGCCCATGAAGAGCACGTCGCCGGGGCTGATCTCCTCGATTGCCGCAACGTACTCGATCGACTCTGCGATGGAGTGAGCGAGGTCATCGGTGTTGTAGTTGACGCGCAGCTCACCGTCGACGCTCAGGGTGACCTGCAGGTTCTCCGGGTCCGCGATTTCGTCCCCGGTCGCTATGCATGGACCAAGAGGACAGAATGTGGGGTGCGACTTGTGCTCAGCGACCGGCAGCGTGTTGGGCACACGGTCGCCTCTGCCTCCCGGCATTCGCGCCGAGACGTCCACACCCGCCGTGTAGCCAAAGACGTAGTCCATCGCCTCCGACGCCGGTATGTCCTTGCCGCCCCTGCCGAAGACCAGCACGAGCTCTGCCTCATGGTGAAAGATGTTGGCGTCCACGTCAGGGAGGACCACCGTGCCGCCCGGCCCGAGGAGGCTGTGGAGTCTCTTTGTGAAGCCCCACATCGGTGCGGGCTCCCGTGTGCCGAACTCTCGGAAGTTGCCTCCCATACAGAGGATCTTATTTGGCTGCGGCAGCGGCGCCTGCAGCTGTGCGCCGGTGACCGGAGTGCCCTCGACGACGCGGGATTCGAGCTGGGACTTCAGGTCATCGTAGTTGGTGATCAGGTGGGAAATCGCTGCCTGGCCGCCACCGGGGCAGAGGTCACTGATGTCTATGACGCCCGAATCGGACAGGATGCCGGGCTGGTTATCGTTGTACATCACGAACTTCATTGGACCCACCATGTTTCGTTTGACTTGCTGATTGGCCGCTGACGCGATGGTACAACTTTGGGAGCGATCGAGTAAGTTCAGTCACTCATGAGGTGGCAGGTGCGGTTCCTGTACGATGGCAGCCAAAGTGAGGTGAACAATGTCTGACGATGTCATCAGGCTGTCGGCGGCGGAGGCCATGGAGCAGCCGGAAATGGGCTACGACGAGTTCGACTTGATCGTCGACAGCAGCCTGCATCCACGCTCTCCCGATGTCCTCTTCGACAAGCTGGGTACGCTGATCAGTGGGATGACCGAAGCCCGGATTTTGGACGCGGGTTGCCGCGACGCGACGCACATGTGCGAGATGGCGAAGCGTTTCGGTGCGCTGGTCTGGGGCATCGATTTCATCGAGAGCAACGTTAGGCTCGCCGTGGAGAAGATCGCGGACGCTGATCTGTCTGATCGAGTCAGCGTGGCGAGGGGCGCCATCCAGTCGCTGGAATTTCAGGACGGCGCATTCGACGTGGTGTGGTGTCGGGATATGCTGCCCCTCGTGCCGGACCTGCGGCGCGCTTTCTCGGAGTGCGCCCGTGTTCTGAAGACGGGTGGGCACATGCTCATCTTCTCCAACTTTGCCACGGACCTGATGGAGCCGTCGGAAGCCGAGCGGCTCTGCGGGCCACTTGGAGTATGCGTCGACAATCTGTCCAGGGACTACTTCGAGGCGGCATTTCATGACTCAGGGTTCCAGGTAGTGGAGCACGAGCGCATTGACGGTGAGTGGAGAGAGTGGCGAGAGGAGGAGGGAGACCGTCATACCTCCCGGCAGATGCTACGGATAGCCCGTATGCTGAGGAGCCGGGACAGCCTCATAGCCAAAGTGGGGCGCAAGGACTACGAGATCGAGCTCGCAGACTGCTACTGGGGTGTGTACCACATGATCGGAAAGATGTCAGGATCGATCTACACACTGCAGAAGGCGTGAGAGGATGGATTGCAGAGACTGTACGCCACATGGAAAATGTTGGTTAACCATTGAGGAGGTGCACTGTGGCTGATAGACCGCTGGAGGGGAAGGTGGCGATCGTCACCGGGGCTGGAAGTCCCATCGGGATGGGACGCGCGATGACACTGGGACTGGTGCGTGCCGGGGCCAGGGTGGCACTGACCGACATAAGCCAGGAGTGGCTGGACGAGACCATCAACGAGGTGCTGGAGGTCGGCGGAGACGACTGCGCCACTGCCATCGTCTCGGATGTAACAGACGCGGAGTCGTGCCAGGATGCGGTGGACGCCACCATAGCGCGGCTGGGCGGGCTGCACATCCTGGTGAACAACGCCGGCATCAACTCCAGGGCCGGTGGAGTGGGGAACAACCCCGCCAACTTCTGGGAGAACTCTCCTGAGGCGTGGAGTCGGGTGGTGGCGGTCAACCTGAGCGGCAACTTCTACATGGCCAGGGCGGCGGTCACCCATATGCTGGACCAGGGATGGGGTCGCATAATCGGAGTGACCACCAGCATGGACTCCATGTGGCGCAGGGGTGGGTCTCCGTACGGCCCATCCAAGGCTGGTCACGAGGCGCTGGTGTCCATCATGGCCCAGGAACTGGAGGGCACCGGAGTTACCGCCAACGTCCTGGTCCCAGGAGGCGGCACCTACACCAACATGACCTACAGCGGCGAGCCCAACCAGAGAGACCACATGATCGAGCCCGAAGTGATGCAGAGCCCGGTGGTCTGGCTGGCGTCGGAAGACTCGAGTGAGTTCAGCGGCCGGCGCATAATCGCTTACTACTGGAACGACGATCTTCCGCTGGAGGAGCGGCTGGAGAGGTGCAGCGCTCCGGCGGCCTGGCCGCAGCTTGGACGACAGGCCATCCGCCTCAGCCCGTAAGAGGCAATTCTGGATATTCGCGTCGTCCAGATCGGCCAGCGAGCCACACATCACATACAATGAAGACATAAGCTCGCACCCTAGGCCTTTGGGGTGTATGTCTGGTGACCGGATGGAACGCTGAGCTCGTTTTTCATGAGGAGAGAAACATGGGCAATTTTGAGCAACTGCAGCGCCGACTGGAAGCGGGTGAGACGATACTGATGGACGGGGGTATGGGCTCGGAGTTCGACAGGCGGGGGCTGACAACTCCCACCACGTGGTCGGGCGGTCCGATGATTACTCATCCCGATCTGGTGAGGGACGTTCACCAGGACTACATAGAGGCGGGCGCCGAGATTATCATCACGAACACCTTCAGCACGGGTCGTGATGTGCTGGAACAGGTTGACCTCGAAGACAAAATAGTCCAGGCCAATAGGCAGGGAATCGAAGCGGCGGTACAGGCAAGGAGCAACACCGGGACTGAGGACTCGGTGGTCATCGCGGCCTCAGTATCCACGATGTCTCCCAAGGCGCACGCCAAAATTCCGGTGCCATACGAGAAAGCCCTGGAGACCTACCGGGAGCAGCTGGCGGAGATGGCCAAGGGAGGCGCTGACGTGGCGGTTGGCGAGATGCTGGTCCGGATTTCAGACACGCTGGCGGTTATCGACGCGGCAGCGGAGTCGGGCCTTCCGGTGTGGGTCGGGCTCTCCCTGGTCCCGGATGGAGACGAGCTTTACCTGGGCATCCAGGACAGGCATGGATGTGAGACCCTTCAGGACGCCATGGACGCCATCAAGGACAGGGACATCGCGACGGTGTTCATAATGCACACGTCCGTGGACGACACGGCGCCCGGGCTGGAGATAGTCAAGAAGAACTGGTCGGGGACCTTCGGCGCCTACGCCCATTTCCCACGCGCCGGCGGCCCAATCCCGGGACAGGGCATAGAGCCACAGCAGTACCTGGAGTACGCCAAGGTGTGGAGTGAGCAGGGGGCGCTGATAATCGGTGGCTGCTGCGGCACGAGGCCCGACCACATCAAGGTACTCAGAGAGTGGCTGTCGAGGTCATATGGGTAGGTAAACTGGCAATTCGTTCGTCACCGGATCAAGTCCGGCGCAGGCACTGAGCTTGTCGAAGGACACCCCCGGCCCCTGGATTGCCGAGCGGCGAGCCACTTCGTGGGTTCCCGCTTCCGCGGGAATGACGGTATGTGAATACCTACCCCTGTCAGCCCTCAGGGAGAGGGGTCTATTTGGTGGTGTTCACGCCTGCCTGCATACCCCTGCCTTCCCTGTCAGTTACTGGCGGGCGAGGTGGGCCGTGATCATCTCGCG is from Dehalococcoidia bacterium and encodes:
- a CDS encoding spermidine synthase — protein: MKPWHLIGRAQTPGGGAELVLYQRDQEFSLQADNMELMNSRIYGSEEAMAMLGCQNLAKRSKVRVLIGGLGMGYSVRTALDILREDARVVVAELVPAVIEWNRGVLADLADRPLDDRRTEVHEADVIELITAAKGTYDAIMLDVDNGPEAMVSKGNNWLYSPQGLTASYKALRRGGVLAIWSADSQPAFVRRLRRARFKVEEVKVRARGGSKRRGGAHHVVWVATRD
- a CDS encoding fumarylacetoacetate hydrolase family protein, whose protein sequence is MKFVMYNDNQPGILSDSGVIDISDLCPGGGQAAISHLITNYDDLKSQLESRVVEGTPVTGAQLQAPLPQPNKILCMGGNFREFGTREPAPMWGFTKRLHSLLGPGGTVVLPDVDANIFHHEAELVLVFGRGGKDIPASEAMDYVFGYTAGVDVSARMPGGRGDRVPNTLPVAEHKSHPTFCPLGPCIATGDEIADPENLQVTLSVDGELRVNYNTDDLAHSIAESIEYVAAIEEISPGDVLFMGTNHQGLGAMQDGDSIEIGVEGVGSFSFTVSDPLKRRWPRGVDEATAKDLREGTGGPGRQARPLPAG
- a CDS encoding methyltransferase domain-containing protein, translating into MSDDVIRLSAAEAMEQPEMGYDEFDLIVDSSLHPRSPDVLFDKLGTLISGMTEARILDAGCRDATHMCEMAKRFGALVWGIDFIESNVRLAVEKIADADLSDRVSVARGAIQSLEFQDGAFDVVWCRDMLPLVPDLRRAFSECARVLKTGGHMLIFSNFATDLMEPSEAERLCGPLGVCVDNLSRDYFEAAFHDSGFQVVEHERIDGEWREWREEEGDRHTSRQMLRIARMLRSRDSLIAKVGRKDYEIELADCYWGVYHMIGKMSGSIYTLQKA
- a CDS encoding SDR family oxidoreductase, whose amino-acid sequence is MADRPLEGKVAIVTGAGSPIGMGRAMTLGLVRAGARVALTDISQEWLDETINEVLEVGGDDCATAIVSDVTDAESCQDAVDATIARLGGLHILVNNAGINSRAGGVGNNPANFWENSPEAWSRVVAVNLSGNFYMARAAVTHMLDQGWGRIIGVTTSMDSMWRRGGSPYGPSKAGHEALVSIMAQELEGTGVTANVLVPGGGTYTNMTYSGEPNQRDHMIEPEVMQSPVVWLASEDSSEFSGRRIIAYYWNDDLPLEERLERCSAPAAWPQLGRQAIRLSP
- a CDS encoding homocysteine S-methyltransferase family protein → MGNFEQLQRRLEAGETILMDGGMGSEFDRRGLTTPTTWSGGPMITHPDLVRDVHQDYIEAGAEIIITNTFSTGRDVLEQVDLEDKIVQANRQGIEAAVQARSNTGTEDSVVIAASVSTMSPKAHAKIPVPYEKALETYREQLAEMAKGGADVAVGEMLVRISDTLAVIDAAAESGLPVWVGLSLVPDGDELYLGIQDRHGCETLQDAMDAIKDRDIATVFIMHTSVDDTAPGLEIVKKNWSGTFGAYAHFPRAGGPIPGQGIEPQQYLEYAKVWSEQGALIIGGCCGTRPDHIKVLREWLSRSYG